The Anaerolineae bacterium genome segment CGAGCGAAATAATGAGAAAAATGAAGGCCCGCCGTCGCGCCAATCATAGCATGGAGACCAGGGAAAGTCAACGGCGACTACCTGAAGTCAGGATATGAGTTGGAACACCTTATGGGAGGTGCGGCAACCTGCAAGAAGCCATACACCTTATATCATTGCGAGGCCCGAAGCATTCCCCTCGCCAGCGTGGGGAATGGACAAGGTCTTTCGCTCGCCGACGAGGAGATGGCTTCGGCCCCTTACGGGGCCTCGCCATGACAGGACGGCCGACTCTTGTACCTTGTCCGAACTCACATCCGAACCTCAAGACTACCGCTTGCGCCAAAGGCTGAGGCCAAACAACGCCGTGCTGAGCAGCACAATCGCCGCGCCGGAAGGCAAATTCCACAGCGCCGAGAGCCACAACCCGGCCACCACACTCAACACGCTCATCCCCACCGCCAGGGCCATCATCACGGCGAAATCGCGCGTCCAGCGATAGGCGGCAGCGGCCGGGGTCACCAAAAGGGCCGAGACCAGCACGATCCCCACCACCTTGATCGCAGCCACTACCGTGAGGGCGATCAGGGTGAGCATCAGGTAGTACAACGGCCCCTCCGGGATTCCGGCCACCCGCGCCCCTTCGGGATCAAAAGTGATAAACAGGAACTCTTTGTAGAACAGCGTCACGGCCAACACCACCAACACCCCTACGCCGACCACCACCCATAAGTCACTGGCCCGGATGGCCAAAATGCTCCCGAAAAGATAAGCCATCAAGTCCTGCTCATACCCTCGCCGGAGGGAAAACAGCAACACGCCAAAGGCCATCGAGGCGGCGAAGAAAATCCCCACCGCGGTATCTTCCTTGAGCGCCCCCTTGCGGGAAACCGCCCCAATGCCCCACGCCACCAACACACAGAACCCAATGGCGGCTACCAGAGGGTGAATGCCCAGCCAAAGGCCCAGAGCCACCCCGCCCAAAGCCGCATGAGCCACGCCGGTGCCGATGAAGGACATCCCCCGCAACACCACATACACTCCCATCAACGCCGCCATCACCCCCACGAGGACTCCGCCGAACAGCGCCCGTTGCATGAACGCATAGTGCCACAACGCCATCCTACCCCTCCTCAAAGATCAGCACTCGTCTCCCCGGCCACGCCGGAGGTCGGGCTGCTTGACCACCATGTGGGGCACATGCCCATGGTGGAAGAAAACCACCTCGCAGCCGTAAGCCTCGGCCAGGGTGGTGTCGGTCAGCACCACTTCAGGTCGATCGTGGGCCACCACCCTCCGGTTGATGCACGCCACGATATCCACATATTGCGCCACCACCCCCACATCATGGGAGACCAGCAACACCGTGATCCCTTGCCGGTTCAAGCGCCACAACAACGCGTAAAGACTCTCGCTGGCTGCGGCATCCACGCCGGCCGTGGGCTCATCCAACAGCAGCAAATCGGGGCGGTTGACCAGCGCCCGCGCCAGGAATACCCGCTGCCGTTGTCCGCCCGAAAGGTCGCTCAACGGGCGATGGAACAATTCCGGGATACCCACCTCAGCCAGGGCCTCCTCCACGGCCAACCTGTCCGCCTTTCCGGGGCGGCGGAACAACCCCAGCCGGCCATACCGTCCCATGAGCACCACATCCCTCACCCGCAGCGGGAAACGCAAATCCACCTGCTGCACCTGCGGCACATAGCCGATGCGCGTGCGCAGGCGGCCCAACTGCTGAGGCGGCCGGCCAAATACCTCCACCTCGCCAGCCGAGGGGGAGACCAGGCCCAAAATCACCCGCAACAGAGTAGTCTTCCCCGCCCCGTTGGGGCCGATGAGGGCGACGAACGCCTCTTCCGGCACCTCCAGCGAGGCTTTCTCCAGGGCCACGATGTGACCGTAAGTCACCGTCACCTCGTGCACCCGAACGACCAACGGCTTTTCGCTCACGGTTCGCGCTCCAATCCACGCTGGAATTGCGCCAGGTTCCAACGCATCAGGTCCAGGTAATGCACTCGGGGCGGCACACCCCCGAGGGGGTCCAGGGGCAACAACCGGGCCCCGGTCTCGGCGGCAATGGTCTCCGCCGCCTGAGGGGGGAATTGCGTGCGGGTAAACACCGCCCTGGCGCCGGTGCGTCGGACGGTCTCCACCACCTGGGCGATGTATTCCGGCGAAGGCTCCTTGCCCGGGTACGGCTCCACATAAGCCGCGGCGGTCAGGCCGTAATCCGCCAAAAAGTAGTCCCAGGCCGGGTAAATGATCACCTGACGGGTGCGAAAGTGCGCCACCGCCTCCTCGATTTCGGCATCCAGAGCCTTCAATTCGTCCAGATAGCGCGCGGCGTTGGCCCGGTAGATGCGCTCGCCGTCCGGATCAACCTCGATGAGAGCGTCCCGAATGCGCTCCACATACACCATGGCCCGCTTGGGGCTCAGCCAGAGATGGGGGTTGACGTGTTCCGTGTCGCCCTCCGGGCGCAGGATCATCCCCTGGCTCAGGGGCACCACCTTGAGATCCGGGTTTTGGGCCGCCTCGATCACCTGGGGGGCCCAGAATTCCAATCCAGCGCCGTTGAGCACCAGCAGCCGCGCCCGGCTGAGGGCCACCATCTGCGCCGCGGTGGGCTCGTAGAGATGGGGATTGCTGCCCGGTGGGATCATGGTCACCACCTCCACCCGCTCCCCGCCCACTTGGGCGACGAAATCGGCCAGGGGCGGGATGCTGGCGACCACGGTGATGCGCTCCTGGGGCGGCGCAGCCCCTCCCGCGGTGCACCCCACAAGCGCCAGAGACCACATCAAAGCCAACAACAATTGGCGTACCCGGCGTTTCATCATGGCACCTCCTGGAGATTTTGCTGGCATTCAGGGCAAAGGCCAAAGAACTGCAACCAGTGGCTCTCCAGCCGAAAGCCGCTCTGACGGGCCACCTCAGCCATCAAGGCGCTGATATCATCGCCTTTGAAAAAGTACACCCGTCCACAAACGGAGCACAGGGCCAGATGGACATGGCCTTCGGGGACGGCCACATAAGCACCACACCCATCCGGGCGGTGCACCCGTTGCACCAAGCCCACTTCGGTCAGTTTGTCCAGCGTGCGGTACACCGTCACCAGGCCCAACCGGGGATAGTAAGCCCGCGCCTGCTGAAAGACCTCCATCACTTCCAGGACCCGGTCCGACGCGGCCAGCACTCGGGTGACGGCCTCACGGGGCAAGGTGCGGCGATAGCCCTGGGCCTGCAACCGAGCCCACCATTGCTCCAGGCGCTCCTGCACCTCTGGAACGGCCTTCGAGGTCATGGGACACTCCGCGGATAACTGAAAACGGTTTTCATTTTCGCCCCCCTGATTATACCAACCCGCCGTGTTGTGTCAAGGGTCGTTTTCCTCTGGGCACAAGCAAATGTCGAAGAAGCGCTCAAAGGAACTCACCCCTCCCCCGCCGCTTGCGGAGGCTGTCCTGAGTATCCACGAAGAACAAGCCGATGCCAGGAGGTAGGGAGAGCTCTCTCCCCACAGGTGCCTCTCTTCAACATTTGCGTGCATCCTCCCCCCCGAAGGTCACCGGGAGTCGGGCAACAGCCAGCGGGTCAGGTCAGGCGTGGCCTCCAGGAGGAGATCGGCTCCAGCCCGGCGCAATTCCTCTTCTTCGCCAAAACCGCACAACACCCCCACCGTTTGCGCGCCTGCGGCCCTCCCGGCCGCGATGTCCACCACGGTATCCCCCACCATCACCCCCGCCGCTGGGGGGATGCCCATTCGCTCCGCCGCCCAGAGCACAGGGTCCGGGAAGGGCTTGGTGTGCTCACAGGTCTGCGCCGTGGCGACGCAGCAAAAGAAGCCCTGCAGGTCAAAGGCCTCCAGGAAGGCCAGGGTAGAAGCCTCCGGACGCGCGCTCACCACGGCCAGGGGATAACGCCCGGACAAGGCGACCAACATCTCGCGCACGCCGGGCACCAAACGAAACGCCGGCGGGCGATGCGGCAAAAGGCGCGCCAACCAGGAAATCAAACGCACTAACTCATCGTCGATCCCCAGCCGGTCCGGCCAGGCATAGAGGGTGTTGAAGGGCTCCTCCAGCGCCATGACCACCCGGCGGGCCACCTGTTGTGGGGTCCACCGAGGGAAGAGGAAACGGAATGGACGCAGCAGGTGCGCCAGACGGGCCACCATGAGGTCGTCGGTGTCGCTCAAGGTACCGTCCACATCGAAAAACACACCTTGCACACGCGTGACCTCCAGCATCACCCCTCCTGCTGAGCGCGGACGGCGGCCAACACGGCCCGGGCCAGGTCTTCCCCGGGGGCCATGATCCACACAGTCGTACGAGGCCCGGCAAAGAGCACATGGAACGCCGTGGCCGTGCGCCACACGGTCAGCCCTTCGCGAACTTCGGCGCGGGTTCCGGTGCGGGCATTGAGGTACTGCATAAAGGCCTTGGTGAATTCATAGCGTTCTGCGCCACTGGCCCACACCACCTGAGAAACCAGCAACAGGGCACCGCTCTCACGATGACGGAAGAGGGCGTAAGCATCCCCATCCCATCCATCCGCTGCAGCGCGGGCCACCCCTGCGTCCAAACGCACGGCGGGCTCCACCCCATAGGCCAGCAAAGCCAGCACCCCCCACTCACCCAGCGTTCCTTGGGCGACCTTTTCCCATTCCGTGCCCAACACCGGAGCCAGCGCGGGCAAGGTGACGGACAACGGCTGGACATCGGGATAGCGTTCCGGGTGCAGGATTTGCTCGCTGCTGACCGGTGGCGCGGCATAGGCCGCGTTGACCGCCTCCCAGCCGCCGCGACTGTACAGCACGGCCACGAAATTGAGCCCAGCCTCATACGGGAACAGCGCCTGGTGTTGCACAAACCAGAGCAATCCAGCCAACCCCATCCCTTCCACCGTCTGCGCCTGCATTTGCCGTTGCTCGGCCGGAGAAGCGTACTGGGCCGCCCAAAAGACCGCGCTCCACAACGCATCCCCTTGCGTCAGCGCCGCCCTGGCCCGACAGGCATCCTCCTTCAGGAGACAGGAGAACGAAGGCACATTGGCCACGCCAAAGGCCTGCCAGGCGAAATTTTGCGCCTGTAGGGCGTGCACAAAAGCGCGCACATAAGCCCCTTTGGCGGCCCCATCGAAAGGCACCTCCGCGTTCAGGGCCATGGTTTGCGCCGGGGCATCATACACCGCGAACCGGCGGGCCACCGCCGCATCGAAAAGACGGTAATACGCCTTCCAGAGGGAATCGCCCACCCTCCGCCACCCCAGGGCGGTGAGCACCAGGGCTTCCCGGCCTACTTCTTCGGCGGGGTACGCGTCCAGGAACCCCGCCGTCCATTGCTGCGTCCACGCCTGCCGAGAGTAGACTTTCCGGGGGAGGGCGCGCAAAATGGCCAACTGGCGCACATCGGCCACCTCGCGTTCCATCCGCTCCAGCGCAGCCACCACCTCCGGTGCGAGCGCCTGGGAGGCCGCGGTGGGCGTCGGGGAAGGGACGAACAGGGCTGTGGCCCGTGGAACAGGCTCCCGGGTGGGCGTCACGGGCACAGATGAGGCAGGGGCAGCCTCCTCCCCCACGCGGGCAAAAGTCCAAAAGAGGGCCACGATGCCCCCCCAGAGGACGAGCAAAGCCGCCACCTTCCAGAAACGCGCTTTCATCCCGGTTTTCCCCCGTCGGCCATGAGCCACGATAGCGTCATAGCACCTCCTCGTCTCCCCGGTCGGGATAATGCACTGCTTCAATCCCGTTGGCCTGCAACAACGCCTTCAGCGGCTCGGCCCCTTTGGGTTCGCCGTGCACCAAATAGACGCTTTTCAGCGTCTCCCGGGTGTTCAAGGCATACTTCAGCAAAATATCCTGCCCCGCATGGGCCGAAAAGCCACCGATGGTGACCACCTCGGCGCGCACTTCGTACCACTCCCCGAAAATCCGCACCCGCTTTTCGCCTTCGGCCAAACGGCGGCCCAGAGTGTGGGGCGCCTGCCAGGAGACGATGACCACTGTGTTGCGCGGGTTGGTGATGTTGTTCTTCAGGTGATGCAGAATCCGCCCCACTTCGGCCATCCCCGAAGCGGAAAGGATGATCATCGGTTCGTGACGGTCGTTGAGCGCCTTGGATTCCTCCACCGAGCGCACATACTCCACCAGGCCAAAGCCCAGCACATCCTCATGGTTGTGCAGTAGGGCCAGGGCTTCCTCGTCGAAACATTCCGGATGAGCGCGGTAAATCTGAGAGGCGTTGACCGCCAACGGGCTATCCACCACGATGGGGATGCGAGGCAGACTCCCTTCGCGGATCATCCGGTTGAAAGCATAGACCAGTTCCTGGGTGCGTCCCACAGCAAAGGCGGGGATGATGATCTTGCCTCCCCGGGCCACGGTGCGCAAGGTCACTTCGCGCAATTCCTCAAAGGCCGGTCCGGGGTCGCGGTGAGGCTTATCGCCGTAAGTGCATTCCATGAGCAGAAAATCGGCTTTTTCGGGCAACACCGGATCGCGCAGGATGGGCAGATGGGGACGCCCCACATCCCCGGAGAACCACAACCTCCGGGTACGGCCCTTTTCTTCAATGTCCAGCACCACCGCCGCGGACCCCAAAATGTGGCCCGCGTCCACAAAATGGGCCACTACCCCAGGGGCCACCTCAAAGAGCTTGCCGTAATCGGTGGGGACGAAATGCGTCGCCACCATGGCCGCGTCTTCGATGGTGTACAAGGGCTCGACGGGCGGCTCTCCGCGTCGACGGCGCTTCTTGTTCAGATAAGCAGCATCGGACTCCTGGATATGCCCAGAGTCCAAGAGCATGAGGTTGGCCAGATGGGCCGTGGCCGGGGTGGCGTAAATCGGCCCCCGATACCCTGCCTTGATCAAATGGGGCAGATTGCCGCTGTGGTCGATGTGAGCATGGGACAAAATCACCGCGTCAATGGAACGGGGGTCATACGGAAAAGTACGGTTGCGCGCGTAGGTCTCGCGCCGACGGCCCTGGAAAAGCCCGCATTCGAGCAAAACGCGCGCCCCGTTGACCTCCAGCAAATGCGCCGAACCGGTCACGGTTCGGGCGGCGCCCCAAAAAGTCAAGCGCATGGCTCTCTCCTTTCGTCGTGCAGAGTGACCCCTGCAAAAGAGGCACCTATCGCAGGCCAGTCATTTCGTAAACGCGAAGGGGCGTCTTCTTGCCCTTGACCGACAGGGGAGGCAAAGGCCGCACTGCGACCCGCTCCTGCACCAGGCGCCAGGTGGCCTCGGTGAGCAGGATCTGCCCCGGCCGGGCGGCCTCCTCCAGGCGTTTAGCCACATTTACCGCATCGCCGATGACGGTGTAATCCAGGCGTCGCTCGCTGCCCACCAGGCCAATCACCGCCTCACCCGTATGAATCCCAATGCCCATCCCCAACCGCCAGGCCGGGGGGAGTTGGGGGTGCAACTGACGCAACCGCTGTTGCATCGCCCAGGCCGCCCGCACCGCACGCAAGGCGTGGTCCGGCTGGGGCACGGGGGCGTTGAACCAGGCCATGGCCGCATCGCCGATGAACTTGTCCACCGTCCCGCCTTCCTCCAGAAGCACCCCGGCGGCCAGAGCCAGATAGCGGTTGAGCATGGTCACCAGGGTTTCCGGGGAGACCTGTTCTCCCAAGGCTGTGAAACCTCGCAGGTCGGCGAACACCACGGTGATCTCCCGCCGCTCGCCTCCGGGGCGCAGTTGCTCCCAACTCAACTGCCGAATGACCTCGGGCGACACCATCCGCTCAAAAATGCGCTGCATCTCCTCCAGATGACGCTGCTCGGTGAGGTCGTGAATGACCAGTGTCGCCCCCAACAACT includes the following:
- a CDS encoding HAD family hydrolase is translated as MLEVTRVQGVFFDVDGTLSDTDDLMVARLAHLLRPFRFLFPRWTPQQVARRVVMALEEPFNTLYAWPDRLGIDDELVRLISWLARLLPHRPPAFRLVPGVREMLVALSGRYPLAVVSARPEASTLAFLEAFDLQGFFCCVATAQTCEHTKPFPDPVLWAAERMGIPPAAGVMVGDTVVDIAAGRAAGAQTVGVLCGFGEEEELRRAGADLLLEATPDLTRWLLPDSR
- a CDS encoding transcriptional repressor, with the protein product MTSKAVPEVQERLEQWWARLQAQGYRRTLPREAVTRVLAASDRVLEVMEVFQQARAYYPRLGLVTVYRTLDKLTEVGLVQRVHRPDGCGAYVAVPEGHVHLALCSVCGRVYFFKGDDISALMAEVARQSGFRLESHWLQFFGLCPECQQNLQEVP
- a CDS encoding zinc ABC transporter substrate-binding protein, which translates into the protein MMKRRVRQLLLALMWSLALVGCTAGGAAPPQERITVVASIPPLADFVAQVGGERVEVVTMIPPGSNPHLYEPTAAQMVALSRARLLVLNGAGLEFWAPQVIEAAQNPDLKVVPLSQGMILRPEGDTEHVNPHLWLSPKRAMVYVERIRDALIEVDPDGERIYRANAARYLDELKALDAEIEEAVAHFRTRQVIIYPAWDYFLADYGLTAAAYVEPYPGKEPSPEYIAQVVETVRRTGARAVFTRTQFPPQAAETIAAETGARLLPLDPLGGVPPRVHYLDLMRWNLAQFQRGLEREP
- a CDS encoding metal ABC transporter ATP-binding protein, encoding MVVRVHEVTVTYGHIVALEKASLEVPEEAFVALIGPNGAGKTTLLRVILGLVSPSAGEVEVFGRPPQQLGRLRTRIGYVPQVQQVDLRFPLRVRDVVLMGRYGRLGLFRRPGKADRLAVEEALAEVGIPELFHRPLSDLSGGQRQRVFLARALVNRPDLLLLDEPTAGVDAAASESLYALLWRLNRQGITVLLVSHDVGVVAQYVDIVACINRRVVAHDRPEVVLTDTTLAEAYGCEVVFFHHGHVPHMVVKQPDLRRGRGDEC
- a CDS encoding MBL fold metallo-hydrolase, whose product is MRLTFWGAARTVTGSAHLLEVNGARVLLECGLFQGRRRETYARNRTFPYDPRSIDAVILSHAHIDHSGNLPHLIKAGYRGPIYATPATAHLANLMLLDSGHIQESDAAYLNKKRRRRGEPPVEPLYTIEDAAMVATHFVPTDYGKLFEVAPGVVAHFVDAGHILGSAAVVLDIEEKGRTRRLWFSGDVGRPHLPILRDPVLPEKADFLLMECTYGDKPHRDPGPAFEELREVTLRTVARGGKIIIPAFAVGRTQELVYAFNRMIREGSLPRIPIVVDSPLAVNASQIYRAHPECFDEEALALLHNHEDVLGFGLVEYVRSVEESKALNDRHEPMIILSASGMAEVGRILHHLKNNITNPRNTVVIVSWQAPHTLGRRLAEGEKRVRIFGEWYEVRAEVVTIGGFSAHAGQDILLKYALNTRETLKSVYLVHGEPKGAEPLKALLQANGIEAVHYPDRGDEEVL
- a CDS encoding metal ABC transporter permease, whose product is MALWHYAFMQRALFGGVLVGVMAALMGVYVVLRGMSFIGTGVAHAALGGVALGLWLGIHPLVAAIGFCVLVAWGIGAVSRKGALKEDTAVGIFFAASMAFGVLLFSLRRGYEQDLMAYLFGSILAIRASDLWVVVGVGVLVVLAVTLFYKEFLFITFDPEGARVAGIPEGPLYYLMLTLIALTVVAAIKVVGIVLVSALLVTPAAAAYRWTRDFAVMMALAVGMSVLSVVAGLWLSALWNLPSGAAIVLLSTALFGLSLWRKR